CTCATAATAAATGTAATCTGCCATTGCCCACGCATAGGTTTTAATCACACCTGGAACAATGAATAACAGTGACCATAATGTTATCCATAGTTGCTTTCTAAAGGTATATGAGACGACTTTAATCGGATTAAATTTATATGGTAGGAATATATGCCCAACTGTCATGCGTTCACCATCTTGAATATCTAGAAATCCCCAATGTAGCCCCAACATTAAAAGAGCCATTATAAACGAAGTAACCATTGATAAGATAAAGGTTAATACGGGTGAGTTACTCGTAAATTCTGCTACGGAGTTGCCAAATTCTGGCGAATAAAACGACTGTAAAACAACTCCGATTACTGAAATGATGGAAAAATTAGCGAGAGAAACTAAGTAGTTTCCGCGTAAATTTTCTCTGCCTTGCCTTCTTAGGTCACTATTTTTCATAAGCATTTACACGTCCTTCATGTGAGTGGTTGTCCGCAATTTGAACAGAAATTCGAACCAATTGCTTGGGTATGTCCGCACTGTCGACACTGGCGCGTCGTTGCTTTCACCCCTAATTCCTTTAAGGTTAAATCTTCTTCAGCAATAGTCACGGACTGTCCTTTTTCAATTGCTCGTCCTTTTTCAGGGGTTAGCTGATAAAGAGTATCGCAACACGTCGTTCGAACAGCATAATGCTTTCCAATTGTAAAAAGCGGGATAAAAAATAAGCGGAAGCGATTAGCCGTCACATATACTTCAAACCTGCCGAAGTGACCGCACTCTTGGCACGTTAGCGTCTGGTTATAGTCCAACCTTTTATGAAAAGGCAGGAAATCGAAAAAAAGAATCATAGGTCCACTCGCTTTCTATTTAATAATTAATAAACGCAGCTGCCCAATCTCTGCTTCGTTCAGAGTAATCCCTTTACTCATCTTCGTATGGTCAGGACTCCAATCACGGATATCGTATTTTTCTTGTCCGCCATTCCAACTGACAACATTTAGTTCTTTCGTCCAACCATTGGGAGATGTGCTTAAAACGCCAATATGATTTACAATTTCGTACTTAATATCTGCCATCGTTCATGCAACTCCTTTAATAGATTATGAGTATAAGTTTAGGGTTCTTTTAGTAAAAAAGCAATTTTTTATGCAGGGAGGCAAGTCTGCACAAACAAGAGGAATTAAACAAACTTGTGCAGACTTGTGCACGAAAAAAGAGCCGAGAAATAAATCCCAGCTCCTACATTTCTATCTATTAGAATGGACCGTAATTTGTGTAGTATGCGAATACTAAAAATACGACTCCGATTAACAACCAAATAATCATCAACGGGCCAAGGTAACGCACCCATTTATTATATGGAATTTTTGCAATAGAAAGTTGTGCCATCAACACACCGGATGTCAACATGATAGAGTCCATGAATCCAGCACCTAATTGATAAGCCATAACTGCTGTTTGTCTCGTAATACCCACAGCATCTGCAAGTGGAACCATGATTGGCATTGTTGCCGCAGCTTGTCCCGAACCAGATGGAATGATGAAGTTAATAATGATTTGGATCGCATACATCGCTACTGCAGCCAATGCGCCAGGCAAGCCTTCTACTGTTCCTGCAAGGAAGTTAACGATCGTATCAATAATCATACCGTCTTCCATTACAATAACGATTGAACGTGCCACACCCACGATTAGAGCCGCGAATACCATATCTTTTGCTCCAGCAACGAATAAGTCAGCCACTTTACTTGGACCATATCCGTAAACGAAACCTGCAATAACACCGGTAATCATAAAGATTGCACCGATTTCTTGAATGTACCAACCGTACTCAATAACACCAAATGCGATTGCTAGGATGCCTGCCAAGAACGTTAACCCAACTAAGATGTGACGTTTCTCTCAAGCAACGAACTCTGATTTTTCTAAGTCATGTTTAGGATCCAGTTTGTTATACACATAGCTCTTTGTTGGATCTTTTTTAACCATTAATGCATAACGCATAATGTAAAGGGATGTTATCACCCATAGTACGAGGAACAACGCAATCCGTAAGCCCATACCAGAGAACGTTGGTAATTCGGCAATACCTTGTGCAATTCCGACCGCGAAAGGATTCATGAAACCAGCACTAAATCCGATAGCAGCACCGGAAGCAATAATACTCATTCCGACAACAGAGTCAAAACCAAGTGCCAAGGCTAACGAAATACCCATTGGGATAAAGACGATGGTTTCTTCTGAAAAACCAAGTGTCGCACCCGCAATTCCGAATACCAGCAAGAATACCGGAATAACCAATATTTCTGCACCTTTTAGCTTTTGAGATAATTTATAAATTAATGCTTCTACTGTACCTGTCTCATTAATGACGGTAAATGCGCCACCAATCAAAAAGATAAAGAATGAAATCGCCGCTGAATCGGTTAAACCGCGCGGAATTGAATTGATGATTTCGAAAAATCCTTGCGGATTTGCATCCACAGCATGCCATGAACCTGGTACTGCAATTGTTCGTCCTGCTTGTTCAATTCGTTCGAACTGACCAGCCGGAACAATCCATGTTAAGATTGCCATCACAAGCATAACGCCGATTAACAAGACGTATGTATGAGGAATCTTAAATGAAGTTTTCTTTTTTTCCATTGTATTCTCTCCTTTTTTATTAAGCCGAGAAACAAAAATACCCCCGAATAGCAAAAGGCATTCGCAGGGTCCTTCTGCCCGCAATAATGAAAGTACTCCTTAATAAACAATGGGCTTGTTTATTAGACAGTGTACGTCCTGTTCGAACGTACCCCAGTATCCTAATGATACTTCGGCAAAAACCCCTTTCGTTCCCTACTCTTGGTTTTTGCGTCCTCTTTCAAAATCGACTCAAATTTATCACATTCAATAGTAACATTATATCATCGAATATCAATGATTATCTGTTACTATTTGTGTAATCTCATTATGAAGACGATTGAACTCATCAAATCCTAATGCTGGATTATGGGACGCAAAATAGGTATACGCCTTTTCCAGACGTACCAGATAATAAGCGGGAGTAACTTCCATGCGTGCAGCTTTCTTCGCAGCTCCTTCTTGATTTTCTAAATGTTGTTTATTTAACAGGTAGATAATGTGGTTCCAATTATTAACCGTTTGGTTGAAACGAGCGAGTACAAAATGAACATCCCCACGCGCGGCAGCTTTTTTTGCAGCTGTCATTGAAGCAGAAGCTTCTTTTAGAAGTATTTCTATCATGCGTTTTGACAAAAGTGCTTCTTCTGTTTCATAGAGTATTTTCATATATGGGTGAGTCGACAACTTCATTTCTTCTTTTGGTGTGAAGATGGCTTTCTCTTTGTACGTGTGCGGTAATTTCGTTATTATGAACGCTTTATCAATCGGCGCATTAAAATAGATTTCGACAATGGAACTCTCGCCGGCCGGTGAACTTCTCGATGTAACTCCAACAATCTCTGGTAGTCTTGCTAGTTCGTGAACCCATTCAAGGTTTGTCATAACATTCCTCCCGCTTCATTTCTTATAGTTTAAGTGAAATTTAGATTTTTTCAAATTATTAGCTGTGAAATAGTGAAATTGATTTTTTGCGGTTGGGTTCGCGCACTCAAATGAGTTTTTACCGTTGAGTGCGCGATAATCTGCCTAAATGGCTCACTCAAACTTGTTTTGCAATCTGAGTGAGCCTTTTGCGGAAAAATGGCTCACTCAAACCTATTTTACGTTCTGAGTGAGCCTTTCGCGGCAAAAACCCACAAAAAAAGCCTGCTCATCCAAAAATGAACAGACTTTTTGCTGATAGAACGCTAGCCCATGTATTTCAGTATCGCGGCTTGGGCGAACAGGGAGACGAAAACGACCGATACGTCGATAACCACTCCCGCGACCATTGGCTTTATTCCCACTCCGGCAATCTCTTTGAAGCTTGTCTTCAATCCGATTGCCGCTAAGGCCATGGATAAAAAGAATTTTGATAAAAAGGCAACAATATCGACCGTTGTTTCTGGTAGTAAACCGGTGCTTCTGATTCCAACCACTATGAGGAATCCGAGAATGAACCACGGAAAAATATTTTTGATATTCACTTTTTCCGCTGATTGTGATGGTGTTTCTTTTTTTGCATAAATCCAAGAAAAGATAAGAACAATCGGCACAATAAATAAGGTCCGAGTTAATTTCACGATTGTTGCCAGAACACCGGCTGCATCGGAGAATGCATAGCCTGCAGCAACGACTGATGAAGTGTCGTTCACTGCCGTCCCAATCCACAGACCATATGATGTATCACTCAAGCCCAGCCATTGGCCAATCCATGGAAAAGCAATAACGGTTATCATGTCAAAAAGGAACGTAGCGGAGATCGCGTAAGCAATATCCCGATTTTTCGCATGAATAGTTGGCCCTAAAGTTGCAACTGCGGTTCCCCCGCAAATGGCAGTACTAATAGAAAGTAAACTGGCTAATTTCCAGTTAATCTTAAAGACCTTTTTACACAGATAGCCGACGCCAAATGCTGTCGCTAATGTAAATACCATCAAGACAAGCGCGTATTTACCCGCTTCAATCACTTGTGAAAAACTAAGTGTGATTCCCGCTAAAATAATTCCTGCCCGCAAGACATATTTGGAAGTCCATTTCATACCACTGTCATAACTATCTGTTCGCATTACAATAGGATTTAATAACATCCCCAAAAGTAATGCGATCAGCGTTGCCCCCAAAAGCGCAGAAGGAAGAATCGCGTTTATAACATACGCTACAACGGCAATTCCAAAAGCTAGAAACAATCCTGGCATATGTTTTTTACTAACCATTTAAAAGTCTACATCCTTTCTTTTACCAACCGTACACTACTTAATTATAAAGTGGCTTAATATAATGTACGTTAACATGCTTCATAAAACCAATTCCCAGTACAAGTGCTGTGACTTCAGAAATCAAGAATGCCCACCAAATATTATTGATGTTTCCGGTTAGGGACATCACGTACGCAATCGGTAAAAGAACGACTAATTGGCGGATCAATGAAATCACCAGACTATATTTCCCTAAGCCGAATGCTTGGAAAGCAGAGCCTAAAACAATACTTGCGCCCGCAGCAATAAAATGAATACTAATGATTCTAAGTGCCGGTCTACCTATTTCAATCATTTGCGGCGAAGCATTAAAGAATCCAAGTAGCACATCCGGGAACAATTGGAAAATAACGAATCCAACAATCATAATTATAGATGCATAGCGAATCGCCAAAGCAATCGTTTCTTTAATACGATCCGGTTTGCGTGCACCATAGTTAAAACCGATAATTGGCACCATTCCATTATTCATACCAAACACAGGCATAAAGACGAAACTTTGCAGACGGAAGTACACACCGTAAACGGCTGTGGCTGTTGAACTGAAAGCAATCAAGATGTTATTCATTACGATATTTAACAATGAACCAACCGACATCATAATCATTGAAGGGATACCAACGGCGTAGATTTCTTTAATAATAGGCCAATTTGGTTTGAAACTTTTCAATGATAACTTAATTTCATGGTTGAATTTCAAGTGGAAATACAAACCTAGAAATGCACTAAAAAATTGACCAATTACAGTGGCCCAAGCTGCACCTGCCGTTCCCATTGCAGGAAGGCCGAACCAACCAAAAATAAAAATTGGATCAAGGATAATATTGATAATAGCACCCGCAGCCTGACAAAGCATCGAGTAGAACGTCAATCCGGTTGATTGCAAGAAGCGTTCGAACGTCACTTGCATAAAGATACCAAAACTAAATACAGAAACAATTCGCAAATAATCCGTTCCATAAGCGATAATCTCCGGATCGGAAGTTTGGGCCTTAAAGAAGGCAGGTACAAGCAACATACCGGCAATAGAAAAAACAATCGCATGGATAATATTCAAAAACAGACCATTTCCAGCCGTAATTCCCGCACCGTCCATATTCTTCTGACCAAGACGACGTGAGACCAAAGCATTAATCCCTACCCCTGTCCCTGCTGATATTGCAATCATCAAGTTCTGGATTGGGAATGCCAAAGTGACACCTGTTAAAGCTTCTTCACTGATTTGTGCTACGAAGACACTATCGACAATGTTATATAAAGCTTGTACCAGCATTGATATCATTACCGGCACAGACATTTTAATTAATAATTTACCAACGGGCATTGTACCCATTTTATTCTCATTCTCCATTTACATCCTCCAAAATTGGTATCAAGATTTGCGTTATTAATAACGCTTCTTGAACATTTTCATTCAAATATATTTCTTCTGACTCCCCTGTTGTCGAAAAATGATGGTCTTGCAACCACGTATCCATTTCACGATAAACAGCGGGGATGGTCTGACGCGCTCCTTGGTGGATGCAAGTTAAATACAATCCAGCCCGTTTTGTTACGGGCATAATTTCTTCTCTTCCCGCAGCTTTACTAGCAGTTAAAAAACCAGCCTCTAAATCCACTGCCTTTTTTGAAAAAGAATGATACGTTACAAAGAAGTTTCCGGCAGGACGTATCCCAATATGACGAAGATAAGCTTCTAACTTATCTCGAGACTCGGTTATTTTATTTTCTAAGTCTTTCAGCGGCACTTGCGAGCGGATGGCTACACCTCTTTCTTCGGGACGTTGCATCACTAACCAATCACTGATACGCGGCATTTTCCTCGCCTTCTTTCGTTTCATTTTTCATCAAAAGCATAGCACATTTATGATTCCAGCTCTATCTTATTAATTTTATTAGAGCTTAAAAAATCTCTTTGTTATAATAGTAAAAAGGGGATGAAAAAATGTGGCCTCAGTTTAAACGATTAATGATCTTCTTAATCTTAATATTAGCGG
This genomic interval from Jeotgalibaca porci contains the following:
- a CDS encoding MATE family efflux transporter, with the protein product MENENKMGTMPVGKLLIKMSVPVMISMLVQALYNIVDSVFVAQISEEALTGVTLAFPIQNLMIAISAGTGVGINALVSRRLGQKNMDGAGITAGNGLFLNIIHAIVFSIAGMLLVPAFFKAQTSDPEIIAYGTDYLRIVSVFSFGIFMQVTFERFLQSTGLTFYSMLCQAAGAIINIILDPIFIFGWFGLPAMGTAGAAWATVIGQFFSAFLGLYFHLKFNHEIKLSLKSFKPNWPIIKEIYAVGIPSMIMMSVGSLLNIVMNNILIAFSSTATAVYGVYFRLQSFVFMPVFGMNNGMVPIIGFNYGARKPDRIKETIALAIRYASIIMIVGFVIFQLFPDVLLGFFNASPQMIEIGRPALRIISIHFIAAGASIVLGSAFQAFGLGKYSLVISLIRQLVVLLPIAYVMSLTGNINNIWWAFLISEVTALVLGIGFMKHVNVHYIKPLYN
- a CDS encoding zinc-ribbon domain-containing protein codes for the protein MDYNQTLTCQECGHFGRFEVYVTANRFRLFFIPLFTIGKHYAVRTTCCDTLYQLTPEKGRAIEKGQSVTIAEEDLTLKELGVKATTRQCRQCGHTQAIGSNFCSNCGQPLT
- a CDS encoding DUF975 family protein → MLMKNSDLRRQGRENLRGNYLVSLANFSIISVIGVVLQSFYSPEFGNSVAEFTSNSPVLTFILSMVTSFIMALLMLGLHWGFLDIQDGERMTVGHIFLPYKFNPIKVVSYTFRKQLWITLWSLLFIVPGVIKTYAWAMADYIYYEEPELPNREIMAKSEALMQGHKWRLFRLEFYYIMISLLPLLFWLGGLLYFSLNVSEGPEQCMGIEFIWILAGIFVVLLLTAILVLLIEPRRNSARAAFYTHL
- a CDS encoding GyrI-like domain-containing protein; this translates as MPRISDWLVMQRPEERGVAIRSQVPLKDLENKITESRDKLEAYLRHIGIRPAGNFFVTYHSFSKKAVDLEAGFLTASKAAGREEIMPVTKRAGLYLTCIHQGARQTIPAVYREMDTWLQDHHFSTTGESEEIYLNENVQEALLITQILIPILEDVNGE
- a CDS encoding YdbC family protein, with the translated sequence MADIKYEIVNHIGVLSTSPNGWTKELNVVSWNGGQEKYDIRDWSPDHTKMSKGITLNEAEIGQLRLLIIK
- a CDS encoding YeiH family protein, yielding MVSKKHMPGLFLAFGIAVVAYVINAILPSALLGATLIALLLGMLLNPIVMRTDSYDSGMKWTSKYVLRAGIILAGITLSFSQVIEAGKYALVLMVFTLATAFGVGYLCKKVFKINWKLASLLSISTAICGGTAVATLGPTIHAKNRDIAYAISATFLFDMITVIAFPWIGQWLGLSDTSYGLWIGTAVNDTSSVVAAGYAFSDAAGVLATIVKLTRTLFIVPIVLIFSWIYAKKETPSQSAEKVNIKNIFPWFILGFLIVVGIRSTGLLPETTVDIVAFLSKFFLSMALAAIGLKTSFKEIAGVGIKPMVAGVVIDVSVVFVSLFAQAAILKYMG